One stretch of Archangium lipolyticum DNA includes these proteins:
- a CDS encoding family 43 glycosylhydrolase, which yields MRRGVFSSRWWVGAVLLLTAAACTETPLHKSYTNPLSVSIPGGGTVENCADPTIIRGKQTGDYAWYMYCTSDPLNDQDRDSEGQYRQHLIAMLKSNDLVEWTYVGDAFTERPDWAEPTAGLWAPEIEYFGNKYHLYYTVTDSKQGDSAIGVATSDSPTGPWTHAAKPVVEPHEAPCCGGSQRWVYDPEVLVEPNGDKYIYYGSYYGGISVRKLSADGASSDPYSQVEVTVANRYEGASIIKRGEYYYLLGSSGDCCNGAVTGYNIFAGRSKSPLGPFVDREGVRLTYNRVGGTPVLGLNGNRWVGTGHNGVLTDFGGQDWLVYHAVDRDSPYFAPPEKGARPVKRHVMMDPLDWVDGWPTVRGGSWASDTEQPAPAAQPGEKSRYQMTRAKDDAPGAVITSDEFDGTSLGSQWTWIRPPAENDFGLESGSLRFATQGKELHQDDNSASVLTLPAPVGNYLVETQVSLNLPPVSCCHNYVQAGLVIHGDDNHYVKLTHVSNWETRQIAFAKEVGPESSPRYGETFGGPADETVWLRIAKRDVGGEQHYTAYSSRDGSTWTRAGTWTHQLGSEARIGLVSMSGGGFIARFEYVRVHELAAGM from the coding sequence ATGCGGAGAGGTGTGTTCTCGTCACGTTGGTGGGTGGGAGCGGTGCTACTGCTGACCGCCGCGGCCTGCACGGAGACCCCGCTCCACAAGAGCTATACCAATCCCCTGAGCGTCTCGATCCCGGGTGGAGGCACGGTGGAGAACTGTGCCGACCCGACGATCATCCGAGGGAAGCAGACCGGGGATTACGCCTGGTACATGTACTGCACTTCGGATCCCCTGAATGATCAGGACAGGGACTCCGAGGGCCAGTACAGGCAGCACCTGATCGCGATGCTGAAGTCGAACGATCTGGTGGAATGGACATACGTCGGGGATGCCTTCACCGAGCGGCCGGACTGGGCGGAGCCCACGGCCGGACTCTGGGCCCCCGAGATCGAGTACTTCGGGAACAAGTACCACCTCTATTACACCGTGACCGACTCGAAGCAGGGAGACAGCGCCATCGGCGTTGCCACCAGCGACAGTCCGACGGGGCCGTGGACGCACGCCGCGAAGCCGGTGGTGGAGCCGCACGAGGCGCCCTGCTGCGGGGGTTCACAGCGCTGGGTGTACGACCCCGAGGTGCTCGTCGAGCCGAACGGCGACAAATACATCTACTACGGCAGCTACTACGGGGGCATCTCGGTGCGGAAGCTCTCGGCGGATGGCGCGAGCTCCGACCCGTACAGCCAGGTGGAGGTCACGGTCGCCAACCGCTACGAGGGCGCCAGCATCATCAAGCGCGGTGAGTACTACTACCTGCTGGGCTCGTCCGGAGACTGCTGCAATGGCGCGGTCACGGGCTACAACATCTTCGCCGGGCGGTCGAAGAGTCCCCTGGGGCCCTTCGTGGATCGCGAGGGCGTGCGCCTCACGTACAACCGCGTCGGTGGGACGCCCGTCCTGGGGCTGAACGGAAACCGCTGGGTCGGTACGGGCCACAATGGAGTGCTGACCGACTTCGGGGGCCAGGACTGGCTCGTCTACCACGCGGTCGACAGGGACAGCCCCTACTTCGCACCGCCGGAGAAGGGCGCGCGTCCGGTCAAGCGCCACGTGATGATGGATCCGCTGGACTGGGTCGACGGTTGGCCGACCGTGCGCGGTGGCTCGTGGGCCTCGGACACCGAGCAGCCGGCACCGGCGGCCCAGCCCGGCGAGAAGAGCCGCTATCAGATGACCCGGGCGAAGGATGACGCGCCGGGAGCCGTCATCACCTCGGACGAGTTCGACGGCACCTCGCTCGGCTCTCAGTGGACCTGGATCCGCCCGCCGGCCGAGAACGACTTCGGCCTGGAGAGTGGCTCCCTGCGCTTCGCAACCCAGGGCAAGGAGCTCCACCAGGACGACAACAGCGCCTCGGTCCTCACCCTGCCAGCGCCGGTGGGCAACTACCTCGTCGAGACCCAGGTCTCGCTGAACCTTCCCCCGGTGAGCTGCTGCCACAACTACGTGCAGGCGGGGCTCGTCATCCATGGAGATGACAACCACTACGTCAAGCTGACCCACGTCTCGAACTGGGAGACCCGGCAGATCGCGTTCGCCAAGGAGGTGGGGCCGGAGAGCTCGCCGCGCTATGGCGAGACGTTCGGCGGCCCCGCGGACGAGACCGTCTGGCTGAGGATCGCCAAACGCGACGTGGGCGGGGAACAGCATTACACGGCGTACTCCAGCCGGGATGGTTCGACCTGGACCCGGGCTGGCACGTGGACGCACCAGCTGGGCTCCGAGGCCAGGATCGGACTGGTCTCGATGAGTGGAGGCGGCTTCATCGCCCGCTTCGAGTACGTCCGCGTCCATGAACTGGCCGCGGGAATGTAA
- a CDS encoding ABC transporter permease: MSPRNFWPLVALAALIVFNLVFTTGFARLEFRDGRLFGALVDIFQNGAPVMLLAVGMTLVIALGGIDLSVGSVMALAGAVAALLMTEQAQPVPLSVAAALGTALVIGALNGALVTYGGIQPIIVTLVTLVMGRGLAQALTQDQKVRFENPAFEFLGNGTVVGLPVPVLIVATVFVLVALLLRKTATGLYIEATGGNPQAARLCGLRVHTIQMTAYMASGLCAGLAGLIAAADIKEADVANSGLYLELDAILAVVLGGTSLTGGRANLVGSIIGATFIQTLTIMLQMRGVITEHTLIIKAIVALGVCFMQTAAFERMVRRFRPAEGA; this comes from the coding sequence ATGAGTCCTAGGAATTTCTGGCCGCTGGTGGCCCTGGCGGCCCTGATTGTCTTCAACCTCGTCTTCACCACGGGCTTCGCCCGGCTCGAGTTCCGGGACGGCCGGCTCTTCGGCGCGCTCGTGGACATCTTCCAGAACGGCGCCCCCGTGATGCTGCTCGCGGTGGGCATGACGTTGGTGATCGCACTGGGTGGAATCGACCTGTCGGTCGGCTCGGTGATGGCGCTCGCGGGCGCGGTGGCGGCGCTGCTGATGACCGAGCAGGCGCAACCCGTGCCCCTGTCGGTCGCGGCGGCCCTCGGCACGGCCCTGGTGATTGGGGCCCTCAACGGGGCGCTCGTCACCTACGGTGGCATCCAACCCATCATCGTCACGCTGGTGACGCTGGTGATGGGACGGGGACTGGCCCAGGCGCTCACCCAGGACCAGAAGGTCCGCTTCGAGAACCCGGCCTTCGAGTTCCTCGGGAACGGCACCGTGGTGGGCCTGCCGGTCCCGGTCCTGATCGTCGCGACCGTGTTCGTCCTCGTGGCCCTGCTGCTGAGGAAGACGGCGACGGGCCTCTACATCGAGGCCACGGGCGGCAACCCCCAGGCGGCCCGGCTGTGTGGCCTGAGGGTGCACACCATCCAGATGACGGCCTACATGGCCAGCGGGCTGTGCGCGGGACTCGCCGGCCTCATCGCGGCGGCCGACATCAAGGAGGCGGACGTCGCCAACAGCGGGCTCTACCTCGAGCTGGACGCCATCCTGGCCGTGGTGCTGGGCGGGACGAGCCTGACGGGTGGCCGGGCCAACCTCGTGGGCTCGATCATCGGCGCCACCTTCATCCAGACCCTCACCATCATGCTCCAGATGCGAGGTGTCATCACCGAGCACACGCTCATCATCAAGGCGATCGTGGCGCTCGGTGTCTGCTTCATGCAGACGGCGGCGTTCGAGCGCATGGTCCGGCGGTTCCGCCCGGCGGAGGGCGCATGA
- a CDS encoding ABC transporter permease subunit, producing the protein MNFLRKHVTVLAGVLAYVLLYAAAALRYDGFFSLPIFINFLSNNAVLGIVAVGMTFVILSGGIDLSVGAVMSFSSVLIGVLVMDHHWNVFAAIGVALACGTTLGALLGTIIHTTGIKPFIVTLAGMFFVRGLAFIIHLESIAIVDPRHTAIAITRIGSLPLTAVLFLAFVAIGWYVAVFTPFGRNVYALGGGEEAALLMGLPVKRTRIAVYALSGFCASFAGAVLTFYLSSGSHLEGVGMELDAIATVVIGGTLLAGGVGSVFGTLVGVLMLGLVLTSITTYEGMLSSGLTRVAIGALLLGFVLMQKLLTRRIVGVGRAT; encoded by the coding sequence ATGAACTTCCTCCGCAAACACGTCACGGTGCTGGCCGGAGTGCTGGCCTACGTACTGCTCTATGCCGCCGCGGCGCTGAGGTACGACGGCTTCTTCTCTCTCCCGATCTTCATCAACTTCCTCTCCAACAACGCGGTGCTCGGCATCGTCGCGGTGGGCATGACGTTCGTCATCCTCTCGGGAGGCATCGATCTCTCCGTCGGGGCCGTCATGTCCTTCTCCAGTGTGCTCATCGGGGTCCTCGTCATGGACCACCACTGGAACGTCTTCGCCGCGATCGGAGTGGCGCTCGCGTGCGGGACCACCCTGGGAGCCCTGCTGGGAACAATCATCCACACGACCGGCATCAAGCCTTTCATCGTCACGCTGGCCGGGATGTTCTTCGTGCGGGGACTCGCGTTCATCATCCACCTCGAGTCGATCGCCATCGTGGATCCGCGCCATACCGCCATCGCGATCACGCGGATCGGCTCCCTGCCCCTGACCGCGGTCCTGTTCCTGGCGTTCGTCGCCATCGGTTGGTACGTCGCGGTGTTCACGCCCTTCGGCCGGAATGTCTACGCACTCGGAGGGGGCGAGGAGGCCGCGCTGCTGATGGGATTGCCCGTCAAGCGCACCCGGATCGCCGTCTACGCGTTGAGCGGCTTCTGTGCGTCCTTCGCTGGCGCCGTGCTCACCTTCTACCTGTCGAGTGGCAGCCACCTGGAAGGTGTCGGGATGGAGCTCGATGCGATCGCGACCGTGGTGATTGGCGGGACGCTGCTCGCGGGCGGGGTCGGCTCCGTGTTCGGCACGCTCGTCGGGGTGCTGATGCTCGGCCTCGTCCTGACGTCGATCACGACATACGAGGGCATGCTGAGCTCGGGGCTGACCCGTGTCGCCATCGGGGCCCTCCTGCTCGGGTTCGTGCTGATGCAGAAGCTGCTGACGCGGCGGATCGTCGGAGTGGGGCGGGCCACGTAG
- a CDS encoding family 43 glycosylhydrolase translates to MRSRGVVLPAAVLSLAVLAALSTPSCTSQPPPPPPPPPPLEVTNPVLSGDFADPSVIRVGDEYWASATSSEWAPHFPLLHSKDLVNWELVGPIFQTAPAWSDGNYWAPELAADNGRYFVFYTARKKGGPLCVAVATASQPSGPYTDHGPLVCQELGSIDGALIRDENDTLYLVWKEDGNSRGLPTPLWAQPLSEDGTRLIGERTQIMMNDTPWEGQLIEGPHLIKRDGWFYLFYAGSGCCGLQCNYGVGVARSRKLLEGWEKNPINPIMKTNQDWKCPGHGSVVTDTQGRDYFLYHAYSTQSSVYVGRQGLLDPIQWGADGWPSINERKGPGGRLLSKPVAFSDDFTSSSLVLGWQWPNGRQPTTSLTDGLLTLAPPAEQAANPIGAALARSTNAGNYTAETVVDVGGLTEGMSAGLSAYGDPDNALWLAVRSGKVEAWRRQAGKDQLLGGIDAPATMNGKLHLRMRATNGKVFGFAVSAEGSSWIDVDSEEEGSYLPPWDRGVRVALVAGGVAGASARFDSLRITPE, encoded by the coding sequence ATGCGTTCACGCGGTGTCGTCCTGCCCGCAGCCGTGCTCTCCCTGGCCGTGCTGGCGGCCCTCTCCACTCCGAGCTGTACCTCTCAACCGCCGCCGCCCCCGCCGCCCCCGCCGCCGCTCGAGGTGACGAACCCGGTCCTGTCCGGTGACTTCGCCGACCCTTCGGTGATCCGCGTGGGGGATGAGTACTGGGCCTCCGCGACGTCGTCCGAGTGGGCTCCCCACTTCCCGTTGCTGCACTCGAAGGACCTGGTCAACTGGGAGCTGGTGGGCCCGATCTTCCAGACCGCGCCGGCCTGGTCGGACGGCAACTATTGGGCGCCGGAGCTGGCGGCCGACAACGGCCGCTACTTCGTCTTCTACACCGCGCGCAAGAAGGGCGGTCCCCTGTGCGTCGCCGTGGCGACCGCGTCCCAGCCCTCGGGGCCCTATACCGATCACGGTCCGCTGGTCTGCCAGGAGCTCGGCTCCATCGACGGCGCGTTGATCCGCGACGAGAACGACACGCTCTACCTGGTCTGGAAGGAGGACGGAAACAGCCGCGGGCTGCCCACCCCCCTCTGGGCGCAGCCCCTGTCGGAGGATGGCACCCGGCTCATCGGCGAGCGGACGCAGATCATGATGAACGATACGCCGTGGGAGGGGCAGCTCATCGAGGGTCCGCACCTCATCAAGCGCGATGGCTGGTTCTACCTCTTCTACGCCGGCTCCGGGTGCTGCGGTCTCCAGTGCAACTATGGCGTGGGTGTGGCGCGCTCGCGGAAGCTGCTCGAGGGCTGGGAGAAGAACCCCATCAATCCCATCATGAAGACCAACCAGGACTGGAAGTGCCCGGGGCACGGGAGCGTGGTGACGGACACGCAGGGCCGGGACTACTTCCTGTACCACGCCTACAGCACCCAGAGCTCCGTCTACGTCGGACGCCAGGGATTGTTGGATCCGATCCAATGGGGGGCGGATGGCTGGCCCTCGATCAACGAGCGCAAGGGGCCCGGGGGACGGCTGCTGTCGAAGCCCGTGGCCTTCTCCGATGACTTCACCTCCTCGTCCCTGGTGCTCGGCTGGCAGTGGCCCAATGGACGTCAGCCCACCACGAGCCTCACGGATGGCCTGCTGACCCTCGCTCCTCCCGCGGAGCAGGCGGCCAATCCCATCGGTGCGGCCCTCGCGCGCTCCACCAACGCGGGCAACTACACGGCCGAGACCGTCGTGGACGTGGGCGGGCTCACGGAGGGCATGTCGGCGGGGCTGTCGGCCTACGGCGACCCGGACAACGCGCTCTGGCTCGCCGTCAGGTCCGGCAAGGTGGAGGCGTGGCGCCGGCAGGCCGGCAAGGACCAGCTGCTCGGCGGCATCGACGCGCCCGCGACGATGAACGGCAAGCTGCACCTGCGCATGCGGGCGACGAACGGCAAGGTGTTCGGCTTCGCGGTGAGCGCGGAGGGCTCCTCCTGGATCGACGTTGACTCGGAGGAGGAGGGCTCGTATCTGCCCCCCTGGGATCGCGGCGTGCGCGTGGCGCTCGTCGCTGGAGGCGTCGCGGGTGCCTCCGCCCGGTTCGACTCGCTGCGGATCACCCCCGAGTAG
- the galK gene encoding galactokinase has product METGAAPHFEALFGHPPSVVAHAPGRVNLIGEHTDYNGGFVLPMAIPQRTRVELRPREGRTVRAFSATVGSQEGVQEFVLGQQAPGRGWLDYVQGVTLILQREGFSLGGFDVRVSSEVPVGSGLSSSAALDVCLLRALREAFSLALDDVRLALLGQKVENDFVGAPVGVMDPMACHLADEGSALFLDTRSMRYERVSLPAGVESIVINSGVAHNHAAGDYRTRRAECERAAALLGVPQLRDLTEADLPRIAALPEPLGRRARHVVTEDARVLATVQALRSGDLAALGPLLYASHVSQRDDYEVSVPQIDLLVELARGEPDVLGARLTGGGFGGSIVALARTGTGAGVAERIARAYSARSGHTATVLVP; this is encoded by the coding sequence ATGGAAACTGGCGCTGCCCCTCACTTCGAAGCGTTGTTCGGACACCCTCCCAGCGTCGTGGCGCATGCGCCGGGCCGGGTGAATCTCATCGGCGAGCACACCGACTACAACGGTGGCTTCGTGCTGCCCATGGCCATCCCCCAGCGGACGCGCGTGGAGCTGCGGCCTCGCGAGGGCCGCACCGTCCGGGCCTTCAGTGCCACGGTGGGGAGCCAGGAGGGGGTGCAGGAGTTCGTCCTCGGCCAGCAGGCGCCGGGGCGCGGGTGGCTCGACTACGTGCAGGGCGTCACCCTCATCCTCCAGCGCGAGGGCTTCTCGCTGGGCGGCTTCGACGTGCGTGTCTCCTCGGAGGTGCCCGTGGGCAGCGGGTTGTCCTCGAGCGCGGCCCTGGACGTGTGCCTCCTGCGCGCCCTTCGTGAGGCCTTCTCGCTCGCGCTGGACGACGTGAGGCTGGCGCTGCTGGGGCAGAAGGTGGAGAACGACTTCGTCGGCGCTCCGGTGGGGGTGATGGACCCGATGGCCTGTCACCTGGCGGACGAGGGCTCCGCGCTCTTCCTCGACACGCGCAGCATGCGCTACGAGCGGGTGTCGCTGCCCGCTGGGGTGGAGTCCATCGTCATCAACTCGGGGGTGGCGCACAACCACGCGGCTGGCGACTACCGCACCCGCAGGGCCGAGTGCGAGCGCGCGGCGGCGCTGCTGGGCGTGCCTCAGTTGCGCGATCTGACGGAGGCGGACCTGCCTCGGATCGCCGCCCTTCCCGAGCCCCTGGGCCGGCGCGCTCGCCACGTGGTGACCGAGGATGCGCGGGTGCTGGCGACCGTCCAGGCCCTGCGGTCCGGTGATCTGGCCGCCCTCGGGCCTCTGCTGTACGCCTCGCACGTCTCGCAGCGTGACGACTACGAGGTCTCCGTGCCGCAGATCGATCTGCTGGTGGAGCTGGCCCGGGGTGAGCCGGACGTGCTCGGGGCCCGCCTCACGGGCGGAGGCTTCGGTGGCTCCATCGTCGCGTTGGCGCGCACGGGCACCGGGGCCGGCGTGGCCGAGCGCATCGCCCGGGCCTATTCGGCTCGCTCGGGCCATACCGCCACGGTGCTGGTGCCCTGA
- a CDS encoding ABC transporter substrate-binding protein, producing the protein MRWLIAVALFALVGCKQQPSEKQQQAAEGAGAGAPAAAKKLVIGFSQVGAESAWRTAETKSIRGEAEKRGVELKFADAQGKQANQINALTSFIAQKVDAIVLAPVVETGWESVLMQAKEANIPVILVDRGIKVSDESLYTTLIASDFVEEGRMAAEWLAKKTNGKANIFELQGTTGAAPAIDRKKGFEEALKKYPEMTIIKSQSADFTRAKGKEVMEAFIKSDREKIQAVYAHNDDMALGAIQALEEAGMNPGKDVTLISIDGVKGAFEAMVAGKLNATVECNPLMGPIVFDTITKVKAGEKVPKFIQSKDQLFEQSTAAQVISTREY; encoded by the coding sequence ATGAGATGGTTGATCGCGGTTGCCCTGTTCGCGCTGGTCGGATGTAAGCAGCAACCTTCGGAGAAGCAGCAGCAAGCCGCCGAGGGAGCCGGCGCGGGCGCTCCCGCCGCCGCCAAGAAGCTCGTCATCGGGTTCTCCCAGGTGGGAGCGGAGAGCGCCTGGCGCACCGCCGAGACGAAGTCCATCCGGGGCGAGGCCGAGAAGCGCGGCGTCGAGCTGAAGTTCGCGGACGCGCAGGGCAAGCAGGCCAACCAGATCAACGCCCTCACCTCCTTCATCGCGCAGAAGGTGGACGCCATCGTGCTCGCCCCGGTCGTGGAGACCGGCTGGGAGTCCGTGCTGATGCAGGCCAAGGAGGCCAACATCCCGGTCATCCTCGTGGACCGCGGCATCAAGGTGAGCGACGAGAGCCTCTACACCACGCTGATCGCCAGCGACTTCGTGGAGGAGGGCCGGATGGCGGCCGAGTGGCTCGCGAAGAAGACGAATGGCAAGGCCAACATCTTCGAGCTGCAGGGCACCACCGGCGCCGCCCCGGCGATCGATCGCAAGAAGGGCTTCGAGGAGGCGCTCAAGAAGTACCCCGAGATGACCATCATCAAGAGCCAGAGCGCCGACTTCACCCGCGCCAAGGGCAAGGAGGTCATGGAGGCCTTCATCAAGTCGGACCGCGAGAAGATCCAGGCTGTCTACGCGCACAACGACGACATGGCGCTCGGGGCCATCCAGGCGCTCGAGGAGGCCGGCATGAACCCGGGCAAGGACGTCACGCTGATCTCCATCGACGGCGTGAAGGGGGCCTTCGAGGCGATGGTCGCGGGCAAGCTCAACGCCACCGTCGAGTGCAACCCGCTGATGGGCCCGATCGTCTTCGACACCATCACCAAGGTGAAGGCGGGCGAGAAGGTTCCGAAGTTCATCCAGAGCAAGGACCAGCTCTTCGAGCAGTCCACCGCCGCCCAGGTGATCAGCACCCGTGAGTACTGA
- a CDS encoding aldehyde dehydrogenase family protein, which translates to MLAERYPYYLANRPRQPNADLAVTDKYSGETVARVALADASAVEEAIAAAVRAAGPMRRLAPYARQEVLEHCVRRFRERTEELALALCIEAGKPIRDARGEVSRLIDTFKAAAEEAVRGDGEVLNLEVSRRAAGYRGFTQRVPVGPCSFITPFNFPLNLVAHKVAPAIAAGCPFVLKPSDRTPVSAMIMAEVLAETDLPEGAFSVLPTRLEDVRPFIEDDRLKLLSFTGSEKVGWELKARAGRKKVVLELGGNAACVVDQDQGERLDFVADRVAHGAFFQAGQSCISVQRVLVHESLYDALRERLVARARALRAGNPRDEATTLGPMIDEPAARRLEGWIQSAVGRGARVLAGGGRRGALLEATVLEGVPADEPLSAEEAFGPVVLLQPFRTFDDALRAVNDGRYGLQAGVFTQDLSRAMRAWDELEVGGVVVGDVPSFRVDTMPYGGVKGSGLGREGVKYAIEDMTELRLLVLRQE; encoded by the coding sequence ATGCTGGCTGAGCGCTACCCGTATTACCTGGCCAACCGCCCGCGGCAGCCCAACGCGGACCTGGCCGTGACCGACAAGTATTCGGGCGAGACCGTGGCGCGTGTCGCCCTCGCGGACGCGAGCGCCGTGGAGGAGGCCATCGCCGCCGCCGTGCGCGCGGCCGGCCCGATGCGGCGGTTGGCTCCGTACGCCCGGCAGGAGGTCCTGGAGCACTGCGTGCGTCGCTTCCGCGAGCGGACCGAAGAGCTCGCGCTCGCGCTCTGCATCGAGGCGGGCAAGCCCATCCGCGACGCGCGTGGCGAGGTCTCCCGGCTGATCGACACGTTCAAGGCGGCGGCAGAGGAGGCCGTGCGAGGCGACGGCGAGGTGCTGAACCTGGAGGTGTCGCGGCGTGCGGCCGGCTACCGGGGCTTCACCCAGCGCGTGCCCGTGGGCCCGTGCTCGTTCATCACGCCGTTCAACTTCCCGCTCAACCTGGTGGCGCACAAGGTGGCGCCCGCCATCGCCGCGGGCTGCCCGTTCGTGCTCAAGCCCTCGGACCGCACGCCCGTGAGCGCGATGATCATGGCCGAAGTGCTCGCCGAGACGGACCTCCCCGAGGGCGCCTTCTCGGTCCTCCCGACGCGCCTCGAGGACGTGAGGCCGTTCATCGAGGATGACCGGCTGAAGCTGCTCTCATTCACCGGCTCGGAGAAGGTGGGGTGGGAGCTCAAGGCGCGTGCTGGCCGCAAGAAGGTGGTCCTGGAGCTCGGTGGCAACGCGGCCTGCGTGGTGGACCAGGACCAGGGCGAGCGCCTGGACTTCGTCGCGGATCGCGTGGCCCACGGCGCCTTCTTCCAGGCGGGGCAGAGCTGCATCTCGGTGCAACGCGTTCTCGTGCACGAGTCGCTGTACGACGCACTGCGCGAGCGGCTCGTCGCGCGGGCACGGGCGCTGCGCGCGGGGAACCCCAGGGACGAGGCCACCACGCTCGGTCCCATGATCGACGAACCCGCCGCACGGCGGCTGGAGGGGTGGATCCAGAGCGCGGTGGGGCGTGGAGCGCGCGTGCTGGCCGGGGGAGGGCGGCGTGGCGCGCTGCTCGAAGCCACCGTGCTGGAGGGTGTGCCGGCAGACGAGCCGCTGAGCGCGGAGGAGGCGTTCGGGCCGGTCGTGTTGCTCCAGCCCTTCCGCACGTTCGACGACGCGCTCCGCGCGGTGAATGACGGGCGCTACGGACTGCAGGCGGGCGTCTTCACCCAGGACCTGTCACGGGCCATGCGGGCGTGGGACGAGCTGGAGGTGGGGGGCGTCGTCGTGGGAGACGTCCCGAGCTTCCGCGTCGACACCATGCCCTACGGTGGCGTGAAGGGCTCGGGGCTGGGGCGCGAGGGCGTGAAGTACGCCATCGAGGACATGACCGAGTTGCGCCTGTTGGTGTTGCGCCAGGAGTGA
- a CDS encoding sugar ABC transporter ATP-binding protein, whose protein sequence is MSTEPILVARGVEKRFPGVHALRGVDLDVRAGEVHALMGQNGAGKSTLIKLLTGVYPRDGGTLTFQGRDFRPTSPGDAQRKGISTIYQEVNLIPTLTVAENLFLGRAPRRWFGIDWRTMRRKAEELLATFELKVDVDQQLGTMSTAVQQLVAIARAVQTDARVIIMDEPTSSLDSHETELLLDIIGRLKARGIGIVFVTHFLDQVYKVSDRITVLRNGALVGTYEASQLSKLDLVSHMLGKVPEEPALHARSEETRPAVIAAQGLSRKGIAPFDLTMHQGEVVGFAGLLGSGRTEAARLLFGADRVRSGTVNGAVPKSPRQAIERGLAFCPEDRKAEGIIPDLSVRENIALVVQRKLGFTVSRAQQERIAQEFVTKLGIKTPSVEQPVRLLSGGNQQKVILARWLAYDPSVLILDEPTRGIDVGAKGEIERLIHELSRKGLSVLFISAALEEVLRLSHRIAVFRDRKKVGELTSAGLPEVMKLIAGEEHHES, encoded by the coding sequence GTGAGTACTGAGCCGATCCTCGTCGCGAGAGGAGTGGAGAAGCGTTTCCCCGGGGTCCACGCGCTGCGAGGCGTGGACCTGGATGTAAGGGCCGGCGAGGTCCATGCCCTGATGGGGCAGAACGGCGCCGGGAAGTCGACGCTCATCAAGCTCCTGACGGGTGTCTACCCGCGCGACGGGGGGACGCTCACCTTCCAGGGGCGGGACTTCCGCCCCACCTCACCGGGAGATGCCCAGCGCAAGGGCATCAGCACCATCTACCAGGAAGTGAACCTCATCCCGACCCTGACGGTCGCGGAGAACCTCTTCCTGGGCCGTGCGCCCCGGCGCTGGTTCGGCATCGACTGGCGCACCATGCGGCGCAAGGCGGAGGAGCTCCTCGCCACCTTCGAGCTGAAGGTCGACGTCGACCAGCAGCTGGGGACCATGTCCACCGCGGTCCAGCAGCTCGTGGCGATCGCCCGCGCCGTCCAGACGGATGCGCGGGTCATCATCATGGATGAGCCGACCTCGAGCCTGGACAGCCACGAGACGGAGCTGCTGCTCGACATCATCGGGCGGCTGAAGGCGCGGGGAATCGGCATCGTCTTCGTCACCCACTTCCTGGATCAGGTCTACAAGGTCAGCGACCGCATCACCGTCCTGCGCAACGGAGCGCTCGTCGGGACGTATGAGGCGTCCCAGCTCTCGAAGCTCGACCTCGTCTCCCACATGCTGGGCAAGGTCCCCGAGGAGCCGGCGCTCCACGCGCGGAGCGAGGAGACGCGGCCGGCGGTCATCGCCGCGCAGGGGCTGTCACGCAAGGGGATCGCTCCGTTCGATCTGACGATGCACCAGGGCGAGGTGGTCGGGTTCGCGGGCCTGCTCGGCTCCGGACGCACGGAGGCCGCCCGCCTGCTCTTCGGCGCCGATCGCGTGCGGAGCGGCACGGTGAACGGCGCGGTTCCCAAGAGCCCCCGGCAAGCCATCGAGCGGGGCCTGGCGTTCTGCCCCGAGGATCGCAAGGCGGAGGGCATCATCCCGGACCTGTCGGTGCGGGAGAACATCGCGCTGGTCGTGCAGCGCAAGCTGGGTTTCACCGTCTCGCGCGCGCAGCAGGAGCGGATCGCCCAGGAGTTCGTGACGAAGCTCGGCATCAAGACGCCCTCGGTCGAGCAGCCCGTGCGGTTGCTCAGTGGAGGCAATCAGCAGAAGGTCATCCTCGCCCGGTGGCTGGCCTACGATCCGAGCGTGCTGATCCTCGACGAGCCGACCCGCGGTATCGACGTGGGCGCGAAGGGAGAGATCGAGCGCCTCATCCACGAGCTCTCGCGGAAAGGGCTCTCGGTCCTCTTCATCTCAGCCGCGCTGGAGGAGGTGCTGCGGCTGTCGCACCGGATCGCCGTCTTCCGCGACCGGAAGAAGGTGGGAGAGCTCACCAGCGCGGGACTTCCGGAGGTCATGAAGCTGATCGCCGGAGAGGAGCACCATGAGTCCTAG